A section of the Humulus lupulus chromosome 2, drHumLupu1.1, whole genome shotgun sequence genome encodes:
- the LOC133817030 gene encoding omega-hydroxypalmitate O-feruloyl transferase-like produces METNNGNVFELRVKREEPTLVVPAEETEKGLYFLSNLDQNIAVIVRTIYCFKPDTEKEKDKAGEVIRSALERVLVHYYPLAGRLEISSEGKLIINCSGEGAVFVEAEADCMMEEIGDVTKSDPHTLGKLVYDIPGATNILQMPPLVAQVTKFKCGGFALGLCVNHCMVDGIAAMEFVNSWGETARGLPLTVPPFLDRTILKSRIPPKIENLHREFSEIKDISCNTDLSEEKMLYRSFCFDSEMLEKLKNKAKENGSSALEKCTTFEALSALVWRARTKALRLLPEQETKLLFAVDGRRKFSPPLPKGYFGNGIVLTNSICQAGELLEKPLSFAVGLVQGAIRMVTDGYMRSAIDYFEVTRARPSLASTLLITTWSRLSFQSADFGWGEPVLSGPVALPEKEVILFLPHGEERKSINVLLGLPGPAMKTFQELMLF; encoded by the exons ATGGAGACTAACAATGGCAATGTGTTTGAGCTCAGAGTGAAGAGAGAGGAGCCAACTCTGGTTGTCCCTGCAGAGGAAACCGAAAAGGGTCTCTACTTCTTGTCGAATCTTGATCAGAACATCGCGGTGATTGTTCGAACAATCTACTGCTTTAAGCCAGATACTGAGAAGGAAAAGGACAAGGCAGGAGAAGTGATAAGGAGTGCCTTGGAGAGAGTTTTGGTTCACTATTACCCTCTTGCAGGGAGGCTTGAAATCAGCTCAGAAGGGAAACTTATCATAAATTGTAGTGGAGAAGGAGCTGTTTTTGTTGAGGCTGAAGCAGATTGTATGATGGAGGAGATTGGAGATGTCACAAAGTCTGATCCACACACTCTTGGGAAGCTGGTCTATGATATTCCTGGTGCAACAAACATACTACAAATGCCTCCTTTGGTGGCTCAG GTGACAAAATTCAAGTGTGGAGGCTTTGCTTTAGGCCTTTGTGTAAACCATTGTATGGTTGATGGAATTGCAGCAATGGAATTTGTGAACTCATGGGGTGAAACTGCTAGGGGGCTGCCCTTAACAGTCCCTCCATTCCTAGACAGGACTATTCTTAAATCCAGAATCCCACCAAAGATTGAAAATCTTCACAGAGAATTCTCTGAGATTAAGGACATTTCTTGCAACACTGACCTTTCTGAAGAGAAAATGCTCTACAGGTCCTTTTGTTTTGATTCTGAAATGCTTGAAAAGCTAAAGAAcaaagctaaggaaaatggatcaTCAGCACTTGAAAAGTGTACTACATTTGAGGCACTCTCAGCATTAGTATGGAGAGCTCGAACCAAGGCACTGAGACTGTTGCCAGAACAAGAGACAAAGCTTCTGTTTGCTGTTGATGGAAGGAGAAAGTTCAGTCCACCACTTCCAAAAGGGTACTTTGGCAATGGAATTGTGCTAACAAATTCCATATGTCAAGCTGGTGAACTCTTGGAGAAGCCGTTGTCATTCGCAGTTGGGCTAGTTCAGGGTGCCATTAGGATGGTAACTGATGGTTATATGAGATCAGCCATAGATTATTTCGAAGTAACAAGAGCAAGGCCTTCATTGGCATCAACACTCTTGATCACTACCTGGTCTAGGCTGTCATTTCAGTCTGCGGATTTCGGTTGGGGAGAGCCTGTTTTATCTGGGCCAGTGGCACTACCAGAGAAAGAGGTGATCTTATTCCTTCCACATGGGGAAGAGAGGAAAAGCATAAATGTTCTTTTAGGCTTACCAGGTCCTGCCATGAAGACATTCCAAGAACTCATGCTTTTCTAG
- the LOC133817031 gene encoding omega-hydroxypalmitate O-feruloyl transferase-like: MEINNGNVFELRVKREEPTLVVPAEETEKGLYFLSNLDQNIAVIVRTVYCFKPDAEKENDKAGEVIRSALERVLVHYYPLAGRLEISSEGKLIINCSGEGAVFVEAEADCMMEEIGDATKPDPDTLGKLVYDIPGAKNILEMPPLVAQVTKFKCGGFALGLCLNHCMVDGIGAMEFVNSWGETARGVPLTVLPSLDRTILKSRNPPKIENLHREFSEIKDISCSTDLYEEKMLYRSFCFDPEMLENLKIKAKENGALEKCTTFEALSAFVWKARTKALRLLPEQETKLLFAVDGRPKFSPPLPKGYFGNGIVLTNSLCQAGELLEKPLSFAVGLVQDAIKMVTDGYMRSAIDYFEVTRARPSLASTLLITTWSRLSFHSTDFGWGEPVLSGPVALPEKEVILFLSHGKERKSINVLLGLPAPAMKTFQELMLF; encoded by the exons ATGGAGATTAACAATGGCAATGTGTTTGAGCTGAGAGTGAAGAGAGAGGAGCCAACTCTGGTTGTCCCTGCAGAGGAAACCGAAAAGGGTCTCTACTTCTTGTCGAATCTTGATCAGAACATCGCGGTGATTGTTCGAACTGTCTATTGTTTCAAGCCAGATGCTGAGAAGGAAAATGACAAGGCAGGAGAAGTTATAAGGAGTGCCTTGGAGAGAGTTTTGGTTCACTATTACCCTCTTGCAGGGAGGCTTGAAATCAGCTCAGAAGGGAAACTTATCATAAACTGTAGTGGGGAGGGAGCTGTTTTTGTTGAGGCTGAAGCAGATTGTATGATGGAGGAGATTGGAGATGCCACTAAGCCTGACCCAGACACTCTTGGCAAGCTGGTCTATGATATTCCTGGTGCAAAGAACATACTAGAAATGCCTCCTTTGGTGGCTCAG GTGACAAAATTCAAGTGTGGAGGCTTTGCTTTAGGCCTTTGTTTAAACCATTGTATGGTTGATGGAATTGGTGCAATGGAATTTGTGAACTCATGGGGTGAAACTGCTAGGGGGGTGCCCTTAACTGTCCTTCCATCCCTAGACAGGACTATTCTCAAATCCAGAAACCCACCAAAGATTGAAAATCTTCACAGAGAATTCTCCGAGATTAAGGACATTTCTTGCAGCACTGACCTTTATGAAGAGAAAATGCTATACAGGTCCTTTTGTTTCGATCCTGAAATGCTTGAAAATCTAAAGATcaaagctaaggaaaatggagctCTTGAAAAGTGTACTACATTTGAAGCACTCTCAGCATTCGTGTGGAAAGCTCGAACCAAGGCGCTGAGGCTGTTGCCAGAACAAGAGACAAAGCTTCTGTTTGCTGTTGATGGAAGGCCAAAGTTCAGCCCACCACTTCCAAAAGGGTACTTTGGCAATGGAATTGTCCTAACAAATTCTTTGTGTCAAGCTGGTGAACTCTTGGAGAAGCCGTTGTCATTCGCGGTTGGGCTGGTTCAGGATGCCATTAAGATGGTAACTGATGGTTATATGAGATCAGCCATAGATTATTTCGAAGTAACAAGAGCAAGGCCTTCATTGGCATCAACACTCTTGATCACTACCTGGTCTAGGCTGTCATTTCACTCCACAGATTTCGGTTGGGGAGAGCCTGTTTTATCTGGGCCAGTGGCACTACCAGAGAAGGAGGTGATCTTATTCCTTTCACATGGGAAAGAGAGGAAAAGCATAAATGTTCTTTTAGGCCTACCAGCTCCTGCCATGAAGACATTCCAAGAACTCATGCTTTTCTAG